From Streptomyces sp. NBC_00775, one genomic window encodes:
- a CDS encoding ABC transporter ATP-binding protein: MTSIDVQDLTKEYGSKRAVDHLTFSVLPGRVTGFLGPNGAGKSTTMRLVLGLDRPTSGTATLGGRAYAGLHEPLREVGALLDAGAAHGSRTARDHLRALAASNRIPERRVDEVLEEAGLASVARRRVKTYSLGMRQRLGIAAALLGDPPVVLLDEPSNGLDPEGIIWIRELLRRLAQEGRTVLVSSHLMNETASFADHLVVLGKGRLLADMPMREFIHARVQPRVRVRTTDGGALSDLLTRHGVEAVEGEDGRWTALDARVEDIGRLTSAAGLPILELAAEEGTLEQAYLDLTATETEFAATPAPTQPQEA; this comes from the coding sequence ATGACCAGCATCGACGTCCAAGACCTGACCAAGGAGTACGGCAGCAAGCGAGCCGTGGACCACCTCACCTTCAGCGTCCTGCCCGGCCGTGTCACCGGCTTCCTGGGCCCCAACGGCGCCGGGAAGTCCACCACCATGCGGCTCGTGCTGGGCCTGGACCGGCCCACGTCCGGCACGGCCACCCTCGGCGGGCGCGCCTATGCCGGCCTCCACGAACCGCTGCGCGAGGTGGGTGCGCTGCTCGACGCGGGGGCCGCGCACGGATCGCGCACCGCCCGCGACCATCTGCGGGCGCTCGCCGCGAGCAACCGCATCCCTGAGCGGCGCGTGGACGAGGTGCTGGAGGAGGCGGGGCTCGCCTCCGTCGCGCGCCGCAGGGTGAAGACGTACTCCTTGGGCATGCGCCAGCGCCTGGGCATCGCGGCCGCGCTCCTCGGCGACCCGCCCGTGGTGCTGCTCGACGAACCGTCGAACGGACTCGACCCCGAAGGCATCATCTGGATCCGGGAGTTGTTGCGCCGGCTGGCTCAGGAAGGCCGGACCGTCCTCGTCTCCAGCCACCTCATGAACGAGACCGCGTCCTTCGCCGACCACCTCGTCGTCCTCGGCAAGGGCCGACTCCTCGCCGACATGCCCATGCGGGAGTTCATCCACGCACGCGTGCAGCCCCGCGTACGGGTGCGCACCACGGACGGCGGCGCCCTGAGCGACCTGCTCACGCGGCACGGTGTCGAGGCCGTCGAGGGCGAGGACGGACGCTGGACCGCGCTCGACGCGCGCGTGGAGGACATCGGGCGCCTCACGTCCGCCGCGGGCCTGCCGATCCTCGAACTCGCCGCGGAGGAAGGCACCTTGGAGCAGGCGTATCTGGATCTGACCGCAACCGAGACCGAGTTCGCCGCCACGCCGGCCCCGACGCAGCCTCAGGAGGCCTGA
- a CDS encoding response regulator transcription factor produces MPVTVLLVDDEPLVRAGLRAVLEAQPDITVVGEAADGAAVIPLVRQLRPDVVAMDVRMPLLDGIEATRAVLRTVSDPPKILVVTTFENDEYVYEALRAGADGFLLKRARPAEIVHAVRLVAEGESLLFPASVRQLAAEYGDGDGTGNPVARAAMERAALTEREAEVLRLMARGLSNAEIAARLIVGTETVKSHVSAVLAKLGARDRTQAVIAAYESGFVAPG; encoded by the coding sequence ATGCCGGTCACCGTTCTCCTCGTCGACGACGAACCCCTCGTACGCGCGGGTCTGCGCGCCGTCCTGGAGGCGCAGCCCGACATCACGGTCGTCGGGGAGGCGGCCGACGGTGCGGCGGTGATCCCCCTGGTGCGGCAGCTGCGGCCCGACGTGGTCGCCATGGACGTACGCATGCCCCTCCTGGACGGCATCGAGGCCACGCGCGCGGTGCTGCGCACCGTGAGCGATCCGCCGAAGATCCTCGTGGTGACGACGTTCGAGAACGACGAGTACGTCTACGAGGCGCTGCGGGCGGGTGCCGACGGGTTTCTGCTGAAGCGGGCGCGGCCCGCCGAGATCGTGCACGCGGTGCGGCTGGTCGCCGAGGGCGAGTCGCTGTTGTTTCCCGCCTCCGTACGGCAGTTGGCCGCCGAGTACGGGGACGGGGACGGCACCGGGAATCCGGTGGCGCGGGCGGCCATGGAGCGGGCCGCGCTGACCGAGCGGGAGGCGGAGGTGCTGCGGCTGATGGCCCGGGGGCTGTCGAACGCGGAGATCGCCGCGCGGCTGATCGTCGGGACCGAGACGGTGAAGTCCCACGTCAGCGCCGTACTGGCGAAGCTGGGTGCGCGGGATCGTACGCAGGCGGTCATCGCGGCGTACGAGTCGGGGTTCGTGGCGCCCGGCTGA
- a CDS encoding alpha/beta fold hydrolase, whose product MSATVSFSLPSSRGPRTVTMSYARVGTGEPLLLLHGIGHHRQAWDPVIHILAAEREVIAVDLPGFGESPALPEGLTHDLSTVVPALGALCEALEIERPHVAGNSLGGLLALELGREKLVRSVTALSPAGFWSPVERRYAFGVLIAMRQAARQLPLPVVERLSRTAAGRTVLTSTIYARPGRRSPEAVVAETLALAHAEGFSETLRAGTSVQFTDDIPGLPVTVAWGTRDRLLVRRQGIRAKQIIPRARLVRLPGCGHVPMNDDPALVARVILDGSR is encoded by the coding sequence ATGTCCGCCACGGTCTCCTTCAGCCTCCCCTCTTCGCGCGGCCCGAGGACCGTGACCATGTCCTACGCGCGCGTGGGCACCGGTGAGCCGCTGCTCCTGCTGCACGGCATCGGCCACCACCGGCAGGCCTGGGACCCGGTCATCCACATCCTGGCGGCCGAGCGCGAGGTCATCGCGGTCGACCTTCCAGGGTTCGGCGAGTCACCGGCACTGCCCGAGGGGCTGACGCACGACCTGTCGACGGTGGTGCCCGCGCTCGGCGCGCTGTGCGAGGCCCTGGAGATCGAACGGCCGCATGTGGCCGGCAACTCGCTGGGCGGGCTGCTGGCCCTGGAGCTGGGCCGCGAGAAGCTCGTACGGTCCGTCACCGCGCTCTCGCCCGCCGGTTTCTGGTCGCCGGTCGAGCGGCGGTACGCCTTCGGGGTGCTGATCGCCATGCGGCAGGCAGCGCGGCAGCTGCCGCTCCCCGTGGTCGAGCGGCTCTCCCGCACGGCGGCCGGACGGACGGTGCTGACCAGCACCATCTACGCCCGTCCCGGCCGCCGTTCACCCGAGGCCGTCGTCGCCGAGACCCTTGCGCTGGCCCACGCCGAGGGATTCAGCGAGACCCTCCGGGCGGGCACCTCCGTCCAGTTCACGGACGACATCCCCGGGCTTCCCGTCACCGTGGCCTGGGGTACCCGCGACCGGCTGCTGGTACGCCGCCAGGGGATCCGCGCCAAGCAGATCATTCCCCGGGCGCGGCTGGTGCGGCTGCCCGGCTGCGGGCACGTCCCGATGAACGACGACCCGGCGCTCGTCGCCCGCGTCATCCTCGACGGCAGCCGCTGA
- a CDS encoding sensor histidine kinase, whose translation MARFLRPLLRGTTYTRWLHLWVPMLFESVWLFIDMSKPWVPAVLLIPLGLIPAVRRGEGVQAQFMLAPGERGGGDAAFSVTPSLTWRDRWRTVLWLEVRMACGWAACGLTVWLPVIAVDLVNAATGHTITDNPFVPVSDPHWAYALLVPLPVLALYGAVVGLGELITAIARRLLGPSPTERLAALEERTEQLLERSRIARELHDTIGHALTVAVVQAGAARAAGDPAFTDRALGAIEDTGRAALEDLDRVLGILREAERPVSSRPTLSEADRLLESARSSGAKVDAEVTGPVETVPGPVSREGYRILQESLTNVLRHAGSVPVRVRIEVADGALGLEVRNPLTADIPGPGRGSGLRGIRERAALLGGRARTGPDQGDWQVHVELPLR comes from the coding sequence ATGGCCCGCTTTCTGCGCCCGTTGCTCCGGGGGACGACGTACACACGCTGGTTGCACCTGTGGGTGCCGATGCTGTTCGAAAGCGTGTGGCTGTTCATCGACATGTCGAAGCCGTGGGTGCCCGCGGTGCTGCTGATTCCGCTGGGGCTGATTCCGGCCGTGCGGCGGGGCGAGGGTGTACAGGCGCAGTTCATGCTGGCGCCGGGCGAGCGGGGCGGCGGGGACGCGGCGTTCTCGGTCACTCCTTCGCTCACCTGGCGGGACCGGTGGCGGACCGTGCTCTGGCTGGAAGTACGGATGGCTTGTGGCTGGGCGGCCTGTGGGCTCACCGTCTGGCTGCCGGTGATTGCCGTTGATCTGGTCAACGCGGCGACCGGCCATACCATCACCGACAACCCCTTCGTGCCGGTTTCGGACCCGCACTGGGCCTACGCACTACTCGTCCCGCTGCCGGTGCTCGCCCTCTACGGCGCGGTGGTCGGCCTGGGCGAGCTGATCACGGCGATCGCGCGCCGTCTCCTGGGCCCCTCCCCCACCGAACGGCTCGCCGCCCTGGAGGAGCGCACCGAGCAACTCCTGGAGCGCAGTCGCATCGCCCGTGAGCTGCACGACACGATCGGTCACGCGCTGACGGTCGCGGTGGTCCAGGCGGGTGCGGCACGGGCGGCCGGCGACCCCGCGTTCACCGACCGGGCCCTGGGCGCCATCGAGGACACCGGCCGGGCCGCCCTGGAAGACCTGGACCGGGTGCTGGGCATCCTGCGCGAGGCGGAACGCCCCGTGAGCAGTCGCCCCACATTGAGCGAGGCCGACCGGCTTCTGGAGTCGGCGCGGAGCTCCGGCGCCAAGGTGGACGCGGAGGTGACGGGTCCGGTGGAAACCGTTCCGGGACCGGTGTCCCGGGAGGGCTACCGCATCCTCCAGGAGTCCCTCACCAATGTGCTGCGGCATGCGGGGAGCGTCCCGGTCCGGGTCCGTATCGAGGTCGCGGACGGCGCGCTCGGTCTGGAGGTCCGCAATCCGCTGACGGCCGACATACCCGGGCCCGGCCGGGGCAGTGGTCTGCGCGGCATCCGGGAGCGTGCGGCGCTGCTCGGCGGTCGCGCGCGGACGGGCCCCGACCAAGGTGACTGGCAGGTGCATGTAGAGCTGCCGTTGCGCTGA
- a CDS encoding alkaline phosphatase D family protein — protein sequence MSHRPQSPFPGRRSVLRGSLAASAALALPTALGAAPAFALSGRPKAGWGVQAGDVTADSGLVWVRSDSPARMIVETSATESFRNPRRWHGPLLGADTDFTGTTRLRGLPAGEQIHYRVLLADPDDSRRTGEPVTGTFRTTPAGRRDGVRFLWSGDLAGQGWGINPDIGGYRIYDAMARLDPDFFLCSGDNIYADGPIAATAALPDGSTWRNITTEEKSKVAESLAEFRGNFRYNLLDENLKRFNAQVPSIIQWDDHEVRNNWYPGEVIASSDTRYTEKSVDVLASRARRAFSEYFPLSTLRPGGEDGRVYRVMRHGPLLDVFVLDMRTYRNANSPDDQTTDPQGILGAEQLEWLKRELSRSRAVWKVIAADMPLGLVVPDTTEGKPNIEAVAQGDPGAPLGRELQIAELLRFIKHRKITGTLWLTADVHHTSAQHYQPSRAAFTDFEPFWEFVSGPLNAGAFPANALDNTFGPERVFVKAPTAANVSPAGGYQFFGEVDIDGDSGELTVRLREQDGTVLFTQVLQPGRVGQ from the coding sequence ATGTCACACCGTCCGCAGAGCCCTTTCCCCGGTCGCCGCAGCGTTCTGCGCGGCTCGCTCGCCGCGTCCGCGGCGCTGGCCCTTCCCACCGCCCTCGGCGCGGCGCCGGCGTTCGCCCTGTCCGGGCGGCCGAAGGCGGGGTGGGGTGTCCAAGCCGGAGACGTGACCGCGGACTCCGGCCTGGTATGGGTCCGGTCCGACAGCCCGGCCCGGATGATCGTCGAGACGTCCGCGACGGAGTCGTTCCGCAATCCCCGCAGATGGCACGGTCCGCTGCTCGGCGCGGACACGGACTTCACGGGGACGACACGGCTGCGCGGACTGCCCGCGGGCGAGCAGATCCACTACCGCGTGCTGCTCGCCGACCCCGACGATTCCCGGCGCACCGGCGAACCGGTGACCGGCACCTTCCGTACGACGCCGGCCGGGCGGCGCGACGGAGTGCGCTTCCTGTGGTCGGGCGACCTGGCGGGACAGGGCTGGGGCATCAACCCGGACATCGGCGGCTACCGGATCTACGACGCCATGGCCAGGCTCGACCCGGACTTCTTCCTGTGCAGCGGTGACAACATCTACGCCGACGGGCCGATCGCGGCGACCGCCGCGCTCCCCGACGGCAGCACCTGGCGGAACATCACGACCGAGGAGAAGTCCAAGGTCGCGGAGTCGCTCGCCGAGTTCCGCGGCAACTTCCGCTACAACCTGCTGGACGAGAACCTGAAGCGCTTCAACGCCCAGGTGCCGTCCATCATCCAGTGGGACGACCACGAGGTGCGCAACAACTGGTACCCGGGCGAGGTGATCGCGTCTTCGGACACGCGGTACACCGAGAAGAGCGTCGACGTACTGGCCTCCCGGGCCCGTCGCGCGTTCAGCGAGTACTTCCCCCTCTCGACGCTGCGGCCGGGCGGCGAGGACGGCCGTGTGTACCGGGTCATGCGTCACGGCCCGCTCCTGGACGTCTTCGTGCTCGACATGCGCACGTACCGCAACGCCAACTCACCCGACGACCAGACCACCGACCCGCAGGGCATCCTCGGCGCCGAGCAGCTGGAGTGGCTCAAGCGGGAACTGTCGCGGTCGCGTGCCGTGTGGAAGGTGATCGCCGCGGACATGCCGCTCGGCCTGGTGGTGCCGGACACGACCGAGGGGAAGCCGAACATCGAGGCCGTGGCGCAGGGCGACCCTGGCGCGCCGCTCGGGCGGGAGCTACAAATCGCCGAGCTGCTGCGGTTCATCAAGCACCGGAAGATCACTGGCACCCTCTGGCTGACCGCCGATGTGCACCACACCTCGGCCCAGCACTACCAGCCGTCGCGGGCCGCCTTCACCGACTTCGAGCCGTTCTGGGAGTTCGTCTCGGGCCCGCTCAACGCCGGCGCGTTCCCGGCGAACGCGCTGGACAACACGTTCGGTCCGGAGCGGGTGTTCGTGAAGGCGCCGACCGCCGCGAACGTCTCCCCCGCCGGCGGCTACCAGTTCTTCGGCGAGGTCGACATCGACGGCGACAGCGGCGAGCTGACGGTGCGGCTGCGCGAGCAGGACGGGACCGTGCTGTTCACGCAGGTGTTGCAGCCGGGGCGCGTGGGGCAGTAA
- a CDS encoding RNA polymerase sigma-70 factor codes for MAIDTATDVFEEHRPVLMGVAYRMLGRVADAEDVVQEAWLRWSAADRADVREPRGYLVRVTTRLAIDRLRQVQSRNEAYVGPWLPEPYITDFGDSVPDTAERAVLADTVSLAVLVVLESLSPLERAVFVLREAFGYPYADIAAVLDRGEPAVRQLAGRARKHVDERRPRYEVDPAQRRDLTERFLAAAAEGDLEGLMSLLAPDARLVGDSGGLSQAPLRVLDSADKVGRFLIGAAKKGVPDISFRFLEINGGFAVLALSAGKPDSVFQLDVVDGRIQCVYILRNPEKLMSLSAG; via the coding sequence GTGGCAATCGACACCGCGACCGATGTCTTCGAAGAGCACCGTCCCGTCCTGATGGGCGTCGCCTACCGCATGCTCGGGCGGGTGGCCGACGCGGAGGACGTGGTCCAGGAAGCCTGGCTGCGCTGGTCCGCCGCCGACCGGGCCGACGTGCGCGAACCGCGCGGCTATCTGGTCCGCGTCACCACCCGCCTCGCCATCGACCGACTGCGCCAGGTGCAGTCGCGCAACGAGGCGTACGTAGGACCCTGGCTCCCCGAGCCGTACATCACCGACTTCGGGGACAGTGTCCCCGACACGGCGGAGCGCGCCGTGCTCGCCGACACCGTCTCGCTCGCCGTCCTCGTCGTCCTGGAATCCCTGTCACCCCTGGAGCGCGCGGTGTTCGTCCTCAGGGAGGCGTTCGGCTACCCGTACGCGGACATCGCCGCCGTCCTCGACCGGGGCGAGCCCGCGGTGCGCCAGCTCGCCGGGCGGGCGCGCAAGCATGTCGACGAACGGCGGCCGCGCTACGAGGTCGACCCGGCCCAACGCCGCGATCTGACCGAGCGGTTCCTCGCCGCCGCCGCCGAGGGCGACCTGGAGGGGCTCATGTCCCTGCTGGCGCCGGACGCACGGCTGGTCGGCGACAGCGGTGGCCTGTCCCAGGCGCCACTGCGGGTCCTCGATTCCGCCGACAAGGTCGGACGGTTCCTCATCGGCGCGGCCAAGAAGGGCGTCCCCGACATCTCGTTCCGCTTCCTGGAGATCAACGGAGGCTTCGCGGTGCTCGCCCTCTCCGCGGGCAAGCCGGACAGCGTCTTCCAGTTGGACGTCGTGGACGGCCGCATCCAATGCGTCTACATCCTGCGCAACCCCGAGAAGCTGATGTCCCTGTCCGCCGGATAG
- a CDS encoding ROK family transcriptional regulator yields MGQLTGGDPSLLRRINSAVVLHALRATDCATLTEITRVTGLSRPTVEGVVEGLIENGLVVEKAAEEGAARRQGRPARRFRFRAEAGHLLGLEIGPHRVAALLADLDGRVMGAMAKDVDETASADERLERLRMAVAELLRRAGVARSSLRAVGVGSPGIVEADGTVRLGTALPEWTGLRLGERLSRSFKCPVLVENDANAAAVAEHWKGAATESDDVVFVLAGLSPGAGSLIGGRLHRGYGGAAGEIGALHLLGREVTPETLLSTTDEPLHPLDEQAVAEVFAFAKGGDLRARAAVDRFIQRLVHDVAALVLALDPELVVIGGWAAGLDGVLEPLRRELARYCLRPPKVTLSLLGEAAVATGALRLALDHVEEQLFAVEGTVTARR; encoded by the coding sequence TTGGGGCAGTTGACCGGCGGGGACCCCTCTCTGCTGCGAAGGATCAATTCCGCGGTGGTGCTGCACGCGTTGCGTGCCACGGACTGCGCGACGCTCACCGAGATCACCCGGGTGACGGGGTTGTCCCGGCCCACGGTCGAGGGCGTCGTCGAAGGGCTGATCGAGAACGGGCTCGTCGTCGAGAAGGCGGCCGAGGAGGGCGCTGCCCGGCGCCAGGGGCGTCCGGCGCGCAGGTTCCGGTTCCGGGCCGAGGCGGGGCATCTGCTGGGCCTGGAGATCGGCCCGCACCGCGTCGCCGCGCTGCTGGCCGATCTGGACGGCCGCGTGATGGGTGCCATGGCCAAGGACGTGGACGAGACGGCGTCGGCGGACGAGCGGCTGGAACGGCTGCGTATGGCGGTCGCCGAGCTGCTGCGCAGGGCGGGTGTCGCCCGCAGCTCCCTGCGCGCGGTCGGCGTGGGCAGCCCCGGCATCGTGGAGGCCGACGGCACCGTACGCCTGGGCACGGCGCTGCCCGAGTGGACGGGCCTGCGGCTCGGCGAACGGCTCAGTCGTTCCTTCAAGTGCCCGGTGCTGGTCGAGAACGACGCCAACGCGGCGGCGGTCGCCGAGCACTGGAAGGGCGCGGCCACCGAGTCCGACGACGTCGTGTTCGTGCTGGCGGGGTTGAGCCCGGGCGCCGGTTCCCTGATCGGCGGGCGGCTGCACCGTGGCTATGGGGGCGCGGCCGGCGAGATCGGCGCACTGCATCTGCTGGGCCGCGAGGTCACTCCCGAGACGCTGCTCTCCACCACCGACGAGCCGCTGCACCCGCTCGACGAGCAGGCCGTCGCCGAGGTCTTCGCGTTCGCCAAGGGCGGCGACCTGCGCGCCCGGGCGGCGGTCGACCGCTTCATCCAGCGTCTTGTGCACGACGTCGCGGCGCTCGTCCTCGCCCTTGACCCCGAACTGGTCGTCATCGGCGGCTGGGCGGCCGGCCTGGACGGCGTACTGGAGCCGCTGCGGCGCGAGTTGGCGCGCTACTGTCTGCGCCCGCCCAAGGTGACGCTCTCGCTCCTGGGCGAGGCGGCGGTGGCGACGGGGGCGCTGCGGCTGGCTCTCGACCATGTCGAGGAGCAGCTGTTCGCGGTGGAGGGGACCGTGACGGCGCGGCGCTGA
- a CDS encoding GntR family transcriptional regulator: protein MGTTQLESVPEPKYWHLKTVLSEALDSEFSVGEILPNERDLAARFGVARATLRQALEQLELEGRLQRRRGVGTTVAPPRMGVAVGSEQHVWPGAAGDAWHPADCTVAVPPASVADILETVHGEQVHTVRRSRVTHGQPVAAELLYIPASSVPDLSAIDAPSGAARARAVLRELQRLELEGQDRAVELGSARADDAKELDRLPGAPVLVVTTRFFAAGRTAAVSVATYRADTCRLTFGDSGGVEIHHDPERRAS from the coding sequence GTGGGGACCACGCAGTTGGAATCGGTGCCGGAACCTAAGTACTGGCATCTCAAGACCGTGCTCAGTGAGGCACTGGACTCCGAGTTCTCCGTGGGCGAGATCCTGCCCAACGAACGTGACCTGGCGGCCCGGTTCGGCGTCGCCCGGGCCACGCTGCGCCAGGCTCTGGAGCAGCTTGAGCTGGAGGGACGCCTGCAGCGCCGCCGCGGAGTGGGCACCACCGTCGCCCCGCCGCGTATGGGCGTGGCCGTCGGATCCGAGCAGCACGTATGGCCGGGCGCGGCCGGCGACGCCTGGCACCCCGCGGACTGCACGGTGGCGGTCCCGCCCGCGTCGGTGGCCGACATCCTGGAGACCGTCCACGGCGAGCAGGTGCACACCGTGCGCCGCTCCCGCGTGACGCACGGCCAGCCGGTCGCCGCCGAGCTGCTCTACATCCCGGCGTCCTCGGTGCCCGACCTGTCCGCGATCGACGCGCCCTCGGGTGCGGCACGCGCGCGTGCGGTGCTGCGAGAGCTGCAGCGCCTGGAACTGGAGGGACAGGACCGCGCCGTGGAGCTCGGCTCGGCCCGCGCGGACGACGCCAAGGAACTCGACCGGCTTCCCGGAGCGCCCGTCCTCGTCGTCACGACCCGCTTCTTCGCGGCGGGGCGCACCGCGGCGGTCTCCGTGGCCACGTACCGCGCCGACACCTGCCGGCTGACCTTCGGCGACTCCGGCGGTGTGGAGATCCATCACGACCCGGAGCGCCGCGCTTCCTGA
- the pdxR gene encoding MocR-like pyridoxine biosynthesis transcription factor PdxR yields MTPSGTNRDRPPGTAPSGAAPWAAAWELLLPAVSAPARARGRTLQAGLREAVRSGRLTPGTRLPSSRELAADLGVSRGLVTEAYEQLTAEGYLRSGRGAGTWVGGAARAARPRARDLAPRPAGARADFVPGTPDLSLFPRSTWTAAQRGVLAELPHHALGYPDPRGLPRLRTALAELLSRRRGVVADPERIVVVSGVAQAMALLGFVLHARGVRDVGVEDPGSPEHGALYASAGVGTVPLPLDAEGLATGPLEASGVRAVVTTPAHQFPSGIAYSARRRAELLDWARSVDGLVIEDDYDGDFRYDRAPVGALQGLDPEHVAYTGSVSKSLAPGLRLGWLLVPASLSEEVVERKRTMDLGNPVVDQALLARFMERGDYDRQLRRCQRAYRERRDALAAALEEHFPGTEVSGIAAGLHVIAALPDRYGPLDHFLARTAAAGVAVRPLAHYGEAVEDGVRLVLGYAHLSPARIRDGVRLMAAAVRD; encoded by the coding sequence ATGACGCCATCGGGGACCAATCGCGACCGGCCGCCGGGAACCGCCCCGTCCGGCGCCGCGCCGTGGGCCGCCGCCTGGGAGCTGCTTCTGCCGGCCGTCTCGGCCCCGGCACGCGCGCGTGGCCGCACGCTTCAGGCGGGACTGCGCGAGGCGGTCCGCTCAGGGCGCCTCACCCCGGGCACCCGGCTGCCGTCCAGCCGTGAGCTCGCCGCGGACCTCGGGGTGTCGCGGGGGCTGGTCACCGAGGCGTACGAGCAGTTGACGGCCGAGGGGTATCTGCGCAGTGGCCGAGGTGCCGGGACCTGGGTCGGGGGCGCGGCCCGGGCGGCGCGCCCGCGCGCGCGTGATCTCGCCCCACGGCCCGCCGGCGCCCGGGCCGACTTCGTTCCCGGGACGCCGGACCTGTCGCTGTTCCCGCGCTCCACGTGGACCGCCGCGCAGCGCGGGGTACTGGCCGAACTCCCCCACCACGCACTGGGCTACCCGGATCCGCGGGGGCTGCCCCGGCTGCGTACCGCCCTCGCCGAGCTGCTCTCCCGACGCCGGGGCGTGGTCGCGGACCCGGAGCGGATCGTCGTGGTCTCCGGAGTCGCGCAGGCGATGGCGCTGCTCGGATTCGTGCTCCACGCGCGCGGGGTGCGCGATGTCGGGGTCGAGGATCCGGGAAGCCCCGAGCACGGTGCCCTGTACGCCTCGGCCGGCGTGGGCACCGTACCGCTGCCCCTCGACGCGGAAGGGCTGGCCACCGGTCCGCTGGAGGCGTCGGGGGTCCGCGCGGTGGTGACGACGCCCGCGCACCAGTTCCCGTCCGGGATCGCGTACTCGGCGCGGCGTCGCGCGGAACTCCTCGACTGGGCGCGCTCGGTGGACGGGCTGGTGATCGAGGACGACTACGACGGGGACTTCCGCTACGACCGTGCCCCTGTGGGCGCCCTGCAAGGTCTCGACCCCGAACACGTCGCCTACACGGGGTCGGTCAGCAAGTCCCTGGCACCGGGACTGCGGCTCGGCTGGCTGCTCGTCCCCGCGTCCCTCTCCGAGGAGGTCGTCGAGCGCAAGCGGACCATGGATCTCGGGAACCCGGTCGTCGACCAGGCACTCCTCGCCCGCTTCATGGAACGAGGCGACTACGACCGGCAGCTGCGCCGCTGCCAGCGCGCCTACCGGGAACGGCGCGACGCCCTCGCGGCCGCGCTGGAGGAGCACTTTCCGGGCACGGAGGTGTCCGGAATCGCGGCGGGTCTGCATGTCATCGCCGCGTTGCCCGACCGGTACGGGCCGCTGGACCACTTCCTGGCACGGACCGCCGCGGCCGGGGTGGCCGTGCGTCCGCTGGCGCACTACGGGGAGGCGGTCGAGGACGGCGTACGGCTGGTACTGGGGTACGCGCATCTGTCGCCCGCGCGCATCCGCGACGGTGTACGGCTGATGGCGGCGGCCGTCCGCGACTGA
- a CDS encoding NADPH-dependent F420 reductase, translated as MRYAVLGTGEVGRTLGGKLIELGHEVSLGSRTKDNPAAVEWADSAGPGAGHGTFAEAAAFGEVVVNAVGGRVAVTVLQTAGAENLDGKVVLDVSNPIAFEDGQVRLSPVESDSVGEQIQRAFPHARVVKSLNTVNCYLMVDPALVPGEHQIFVSGEDQSAKEQVTALLGEFGWPPHRVLDLGGIRTARATEMYLPLWLTLMQNVGHPEFNVEIRRAR; from the coding sequence ATGCGGTACGCGGTTCTGGGCACGGGTGAAGTGGGGCGCACCCTCGGCGGCAAGCTGATCGAACTGGGTCACGAGGTGTCGTTGGGTTCGCGCACGAAGGACAATCCGGCCGCTGTGGAGTGGGCCGACAGCGCGGGGCCCGGGGCGGGCCACGGTACGTTCGCGGAGGCGGCGGCGTTCGGTGAGGTGGTCGTGAACGCGGTGGGCGGGCGGGTGGCTGTCACCGTGCTGCAAACGGCGGGCGCGGAGAATCTGGACGGCAAGGTCGTCCTCGACGTCTCCAACCCCATCGCGTTCGAGGACGGTCAGGTGCGTCTTTCGCCCGTCGAGTCGGACAGCGTGGGCGAGCAGATCCAGCGCGCCTTCCCGCACGCGCGCGTGGTGAAGAGCCTCAACACCGTCAACTGCTATCTGATGGTCGACCCCGCGCTGGTGCCGGGCGAGCACCAGATCTTCGTCTCCGGGGAGGACCAGAGCGCGAAGGAGCAGGTGACGGCGCTGCTCGGCGAGTTCGGCTGGCCGCCGCACCGCGTGCTCGACCTGGGCGGGATCCGGACGGCGCGTGCCACGGAGATGTATCTGCCGCTGTGGCTGACCCTGATGCAGAACGTCGGGCACCCGGAGTTCAACGTGGAGATCCGCAGGGCGCGTTGA